A genomic region of Raphanus sativus cultivar WK10039 chromosome 6, ASM80110v3, whole genome shotgun sequence contains the following coding sequences:
- the LOC108805629 gene encoding uncharacterized protein LOC108805629, which translates to MVKPSDFRAVHSFIRSHYTRVNPITTRRSIPPSNGVASHHTSPPPPKPHLGLSQILSSPTNLNQKLQPLGLPRLKNPNFTFTCAFRLLSTKTSGFRKVDGSFARKVVDKPVKAVSSSFARYREAMGLHVDAFWKKNSLVLYGAGGVFVCIFLWRIMFGIASTFVGLSEGMAKYGFLALSSAIVAFSGLYLRSRFTINPDKVYRMTMRKINTAADILEVMGAPLAGSDLRAYVMSGGGITFKKFKPTIRSKRCFLLFPVQGSERKGLVSVEVKKKKGQYDMKLLAVDIPMASGPDQRLFLIGDEEGYKVGGGLISELRDPVVKAMAATKEFDNLDRIEEEEDAERELEEAERKHREEIEKIEKESS; encoded by the exons ATGGTGAAACCATCGGACTTCAGAGCAGTACACTCGTTTATCCGGTCACATTACACCCGGGTCAACCCAATCACCACCCGCCGGTCAATCCCACCCTCCAACGGCGTCGCTTCCCACCACACCTCACCACCACCACCCAAACCCCACTTGGGCTTATCTCAGATCCTCTCCTCTCCCACCAATCTCAACCAAAAGCTCCAACCTTTAGGTCTCCCTCGCCTTAAAAACCCAAACTTTACATTTACATGTGCGTTCAGGTTGCTTTCCACTAAGACCTCCGGGTTTCGTAAAGTCGATGGGAGCTTCGCGAGGAAGGTCGTCGACAAGCCTGTGAAGGCTGTTAGCTCTAGCTTCGCTAGGTACCGTGAGGCTATGGGGTTGCATGTTGATGCGTTCTGGAAGAAGAATAGTCTCGTCTTGTATGGAGCTGGTGGTGTGTTTGTGTGTATCTTCCTTTGGAGGATTATGTTTGGTATTGCGAGTACCTTTGTTGGCCTCTCTGAGGGTATGGCTAAGTATGGGTTCCTTGCTCTCTCCTCTGCCATCGTTGCCTTCTCT GGACTGTACCTGCGGTCAAGGTTTACGATAAATCCGGATAAAGTATACAGGATGACGATGAGGAAGATCAACACAGCAGCTGATATTCTTGAAGTTATGGGAGCTCCTCTGGCTGGATCAGATTTGAGAGCCTATGTGATGTCAGGTGGTGGGATAACATTCAAGAAATTCAAGCCAACGATTAGGAGCAAGCGTTGCTTTCTCCTCTTCCCTGTTCAAGGTTCTGAGAGAAAGGGACTTGTTAGCGTCGaagttaagaagaagaaaggccAG TATGACATGAAGCTTTTGGCGGTGGATATTCCAATGGCGTCTGGTCCTGACCAACGGTTATTTTTGATTGGCGATGAAGAAGGGTACAAAGTCGGTGGTGGTTTAATCTCCGAGTTGAGAGACCCTGTTGTGAAAGCCATGGCAGCAACTAAGGAGTTCGATAATCTTGACAGAatcgaagaggaagaagacgctGAGAGAGAGCTTGAAGAAGCTGAAAGAAAGCACCGTGAAGAGATTGAGAAGATTGAAAAAGAGAGCTCTTAA
- the LOC108807377 gene encoding probable WRKY transcription factor 54 has protein sequence MDSNSNNTKSIKRKVVDQLVEGYEFATKLQLLLSHQHSNHHIDHTRIVSCDPDPVGELIAKILASFHKTISVLDSCESLPMAVEGSLNASCGDDLTAPASCNGGDYVDSRKRLGAGKGKRGCYTRKKRWHTWTVEARRIDEDKYAWRKYGQKEILNTKFPRSYFRCTHKPTQGCKATKHVQKHEQDPDLFQITYIGHHTCNVRDQTQENTEPFDHGVVMDSNNTLAATIAQDHVNADMQEEEINISSLIVVGADMVKEEDHNNGDQNKDYCEGSSANGDLSLVWQDMMMLDDQQHHQNQYYNGEANTGSHQFAFIDNDQLSSLFDSYCPYEGTSAI, from the exons ATGGATTCAAATAGTAACAACACCAAATCCATAAAGAGAAAAGTTGTCGACCAACTCGTTGAAGGCTACGAGTTCGCTACTAAGCTTCAGCTTCTCCTCTCTCACCAACACTCTAATCACCACATCGATCACACCCGTATTGTTTCATGCGATCCAGATCCAGTTGGTGAGCTCATCGCTAAGATCTTGGCTTCTTTCCACAAAACCATATCGGTTCTTGATTCTTGTGAGTCCCTTCCTATGGCCGTCGAGGGTTCACTGAATGCTTCATGTGGCGATGATTTAACGGCTCCGGCGAGTTGCAACGGTGGAGACTACGTCGATAGTAGAAAGAGACTTGGGGCTGGTAAAGGCAAAAGAGGATGCTACACTAGAAA GAAGAGATGGCATACTTGGACTGTGGAAGCTAGAAGAATTGATGAAGACAAATATGCTTGGAGGAAATATGGACAAAAGGAGATTCTTAATACCAAGTTCCCAAG AAGTTACTTTAGATGCACTCACAAGCCAACACAAGGATGCAAAGCAACTAAGCATGTTCAGAAACATGAGCAAGATCCTGATTTGTTTCAAATCACATACATTGGCCACCACACATGTAATGTTAGGGACCAAACACAAGAAAATACCGAGCCTTTTGATCATGGAGTAGTCATGGATTCGAACAACACATTGGCTGCAACCATTGCTCAAGACCACGTTAATGCGGATATGCAAGAGGAAGAGATCAACATCAGTAGTCTGATTGTAGTAGGCGCAGACATGGTGAAGGAGGAGGACCATAACAATGGCGATCAAAATAAAGACTATTGTGAGGGTTCTTCCGCAAATGGTGACTTGTCATTGGTTTGGCAAGACATGATGATGCTTGATGATCAGCAGCATCATCAGAATCAATACTATAATGGTGAAGCTAATACTGGTTCTCATCAATTTGCTTTCATTGACAACGACCAACTATCCTCCTTATTTGATTCATACTGCCCTTACGAAGGGACAAGTGCTATATGA
- the LOC108813779 gene encoding DEAD-box ATP-dependent RNA helicase 17 — protein sequence MSKRTQQTARETKQEAKDGNKAKNGLFASCSFSSLGLDPKLSDQLQERMGFEAPTHVQAQSIPFILSGRDVLVNAATGTGKTIAYLAPIIHHLNASSPKVDRSHGTFALVIVPTRELCLQVYETLEKLLHRFHWIVPGYVMGGEKKAKEKARLRKGISILIATPGRLLDHLKNTASFVHKNLRWVIFDEADCILEMGYGKETEQIIKLLGSRQHEEGDEEDEDDDIVVTKGAAQKQTLLLSATLNEKVNRLAKLSLDDPVMIGLDNSKLLQQKLPPIESPASPDSDEDDEMVIHVNKSANPSSEDYGIPSQLVQKYVKVPCGARLVALLSVLKNLFEREASQKVVVFFSTRDAVDFHHSLLSEFQWPPKSETQQEEEEATTTKQLFLKCKTFRLHGSMEQEDRRSAFANFKAERQALLLSTDVAARGLDFPKVRCIVQYDCPGEATEYVHRVGRTARIGEKGEALLFLQPVEIDYLKDLKKHGATLAEYPLLKVLDKFPLLGNMPRVKKVISLESHPWVISLQRGLEFFTYADPKMKNLAKNAFVSWVRGYAAHKGELKSIFVVKKLHLGHVAKSFALKEQPSLVGKSHHKETMKRKRDERHKGQHPKKRKKMSGNRSTTKT from the exons atgtcgaAGAGAACCCAACAAACGGCGAGAGAGACAAAGCAAGAAGCTAAAGATGGAAACAAAGCCAAGAACGGTTTATTCGCCTCTTGTTCCTTCTCTTCCCTTGGACTAGATCCCAAACTCTCTGACCAGCTCCAAG AAAGGATGGGTTTTGAAGCTCCAACGCATGTACAAGCTCAATCTATTCCTTTTATCCTCTCCGGTCGAGATGT ACTTGTTAATGCTGCAACCGGAACTGGGAAAACTATAGCCTACTTGGCACCAATCATACATCACTTGAACGCTTCTTCTCCCAAGGTTGATCGTTCTCATGGCACTTTTG CTTTGGTGATTGTGCCAACACGGGAGCTTTGTCTTCAAGTGTACGAGACTTTGGAGAAGCTCCTGCATCGGTTCCATTGGATTGTCCCTGGTTATGTCATGGGTGGCGAGAAGAAGGCTAAAGAAAAAGCTAGGTTAAGGAAAG GGATATCTATTCTGATTGCAACCCCAGGACGGCTTCTTGACCATTTGAAGAACACAGCTTCATTCGTGCACAAGAATCTTCGCTGGGTCATCTTTGATGAAGCTGACTG CATTCTCGAAATGGGTTACGGGAAGGAGACGGAGCAGATCATTAAGCTTCTAGGTTCGAGACAACACGAGGAAGGGGATGAGGAAGACGAAGACGATGATATTGTTGTTACAAAGGGTGCTGCTCAGAAGCAGACCTTGCTTTTGTCAGCAACGCTGAACGAGAAAGTTAACCGCCTTGCAAAACTTAGTCTGGATGATCCGGTTATGATTGGTCTTGACAACAGCAAATTGCTGCAACAGAAGCTACCACCAATAGAGTCTCCCGCCTCTCCTGATTccgatgaagatgatgaaatgGTGATTCACGTGAACAAATCAGCTAATCCTTCGTCTGAGGACTATGGAATACCATCGCAGCTTGTGCAGAAATATGTTAAAG TCCCATGTGGTGCACGTCTTGTGGCACTTCTCTCTGTTCTCAAGAACCTCTTTGAGAGAGAAGCTTCTCAAAAG GTGGTCGTGTTCTTTTCGACACGTGACGCTGTAGATTTTCATCACTCACTTCTAAGTGAATTCCAGTGGCCACCAAAGTCAGAGACGCaacaagaagaggaggaggcgACGACGACGAAGCAGCTGTTTCTGAAGTGCAAAACGTTCCGGTTACATGGAAGTATGGAGCAGGAGGATAGAAGATCTGCGTTTGCCAACTTCAAAGCAGAGAGACAAGCCCTTCTCTTGAGTACAGATGTTGCTGCCAGAGGATTGGACTTCCCAAAAGTAAGATGTATTGTTCAATACGACTGTCCCGGGGAAGCTACCGAGTATGTGCATAG AGTGGGTAGAACAGCTCGTATTGGTGAAAAGGGAGAAGCGTTGTTGTTTCTACAACCTGTTGAGATAGACTATCTTAAGGACCTTAAGAAACATGGTGCAACACTTGCAGAGTATCCTCTTCTAAAAGTACTTGATAAATTTCCTCTGCTCGGCAACATGCCTCGCGTCAAGAAGGTTATATCTCTTGAATCACATCCCTGGGTCATATCTCTGCAGAGAGGTCTTGAGTTCTTTACTTACGCTGAT CCGAAGATGAAGAACCTGGCGAAGAACGCGTTTGTCTCTTGGGTCAGGGGATATGCAGCTCACAAGGGAGAGCTCAAGAGCATCTTTGTGGTGAAGAAGCTTCACTTGGGTCATGTCGCCAAGAGCTTTGCTCTTAAAGAGCAGCCTTCTTTGGTTGGGAAATCACACCATAAGGAAActatgaagaggaagagagacgaACGCCACAAGGGGCAGCAcccaaagaagagaaagaagatgagtGGCAATAGAAGTACAACAAAAACTTGA